Proteins from one Piscinibacter lacus genomic window:
- a CDS encoding VWA domain-containing protein yields the protein MSALPSSAWPEAPASAAGAEGPPAAPGFADRPWSDVAALPRELWLPALINSSGRPAPRLAELPAWRAALLAGELPPAEALLGDAEAVTPLRAAFGTLGLPEAARALPAVAEQVLRTALWHLDTLIDRPAGQSRDEAIAAMVAAFRAEWETLGADLADLLGLLKDLGELGELEWDGLAGQLRRRELHEARDLMALMRRQTELAALIARLGRQRPDASPPQSQPQAESPRRRRGAAVDTRLPGAPGEITGVRPGRDLARMLPAEAAQFGHPLLHRLWRARLAESRLMVWDEAAVWPEPRPGAPDQWVAAAAQAAPPPAARGPMLVCVDTSGSMRGAPERVAKAVVLEAARVARREGRGCHVLAFGGAGEVLEHRLGFDAQGLDALLDFIGQSFDGGTDLAQPITTALQRVQAAGWQQADLLVVSDGEFGCTAATLDALDQARAALGLKVCGLLVGDRETLGLLELCDELHWVRDWRRHHPDPAAQAGGHSPVHSKSLTALYFPNALSERAKRGLAAQGGGDDPGSPTRPPLRG from the coding sequence ATGAGCGCCCTGCCCTCATCCGCCTGGCCTGAAGCGCCTGCCTCCGCAGCCGGCGCCGAGGGCCCCCCGGCCGCGCCCGGCTTCGCCGACCGGCCCTGGTCAGACGTGGCCGCGCTGCCGCGCGAGCTGTGGCTGCCGGCCCTGATCAATTCCAGCGGCCGGCCCGCGCCGCGCCTGGCCGAGTTGCCCGCCTGGCGCGCGGCCCTGCTGGCGGGCGAGCTGCCACCGGCCGAGGCCCTGCTCGGCGATGCCGAGGCGGTGACGCCGCTGCGCGCGGCCTTCGGTACGCTCGGTCTGCCCGAGGCCGCCCGCGCGCTGCCCGCCGTGGCGGAACAGGTGCTGCGCACGGCGCTGTGGCATCTGGACACACTGATCGACCGGCCGGCCGGCCAGTCGCGTGACGAGGCCATCGCCGCCATGGTCGCGGCCTTCCGCGCCGAGTGGGAGACCCTGGGCGCCGACCTGGCCGACCTGCTCGGCCTGCTGAAGGACCTGGGCGAACTCGGCGAGCTGGAATGGGATGGCCTGGCCGGCCAGCTCCGCCGCCGCGAACTGCACGAGGCGCGCGACCTGATGGCCCTGATGCGGCGCCAGACCGAGCTGGCCGCGCTGATCGCCCGCCTCGGCCGGCAGCGTCCGGATGCCAGCCCGCCGCAGTCCCAGCCGCAGGCCGAATCGCCCCGGCGGCGGCGCGGCGCGGCGGTCGACACCCGCCTGCCCGGCGCGCCGGGCGAGATCACCGGCGTGCGCCCCGGCCGCGATCTGGCCCGCATGCTGCCGGCCGAGGCCGCGCAGTTCGGCCATCCGCTGCTGCACCGCCTGTGGCGGGCGCGGCTGGCGGAATCGCGGCTGATGGTCTGGGACGAAGCCGCGGTCTGGCCCGAGCCGCGGCCCGGCGCGCCCGATCAGTGGGTGGCCGCCGCCGCGCAGGCGGCCCCGCCACCGGCCGCGCGCGGGCCCATGCTGGTCTGCGTCGACACCTCGGGCTCGATGCGCGGCGCGCCCGAGCGCGTGGCCAAGGCCGTCGTGCTGGAAGCCGCGCGGGTCGCCCGCCGCGAGGGCCGCGGCTGCCATGTGCTGGCCTTCGGCGGCGCGGGCGAGGTGCTGGAGCACCGCCTGGGCTTCGATGCCCAGGGACTGGACGCGCTGCTGGACTTCATCGGCCAGTCCTTCGACGGCGGCACCGACCTGGCCCAGCCCATCACCACCGCCCTGCAGCGCGTGCAGGCCGCGGGCTGGCAGCAGGCCGACCTGCTGGTGGTGAGCGATGGCGAGTTCGGCTGCACTGCCGCCACGCTCGATGCGCTGGATCAGGCCCGGGCCGCGCTGGGCCTGAAGGTCTGCGGCCTGCTCGTCGGCGACCGCGAGACGCTGGGCCTGCTGGAACTGTGCGACGAGCTGCACTGGGTGCGCGACTGGCGCCGCCACCATCCCGACCCGGCCGCCCAGGCCGGCGGCCACTCGCCGGTGCACAGCAAGAGCCTGACCGCGCTGTACTTTCCGAACGCGCTCAGCGAACGCGCCAAGCGCGGGCTGGCCGCCCAGGGCGGGGGCGACGATCCGGGATCGCCCACCCGCCCGCCGCTGCGCGGCTGA
- a CDS encoding alpha/beta hydrolase family protein produces the protein MDARRRRLSLALPLAALGRPAAAEPAGQLPADPGGPGPWARGRIDLDLPADASQGSRPLALALHQPLDAPPGPRPLLLVSHGAGGDRDSHRAQAEHLASHGFVVACVEHPASGPARLRRGGRLRANLAAMTRDAEEVLGRPQDLRRVLDRLLAGTLEVSGPVPRIDPARIAALGHSFGAATVLMLAGARVALDVLQPPQAGAPGFGPDRFEPRLRTVIALSPQAEAPPFFRPGSFASLRCPVLGLSGSRDASQGEIGPEDRRAAFDRWPVDGSRHGLVWIEGAAHLDFADDGALPTAPRPRLRREAARAPSAPGPLARAREAVQPLVRAACLLHLRDRLFDDAQARARLGAPGLTPWLGGMARGVEVLRR, from the coding sequence ATGGACGCCCGCCGCCGTCGCCTCAGCCTGGCCCTGCCGCTGGCCGCACTGGGCCGGCCCGCCGCCGCCGAGCCAGCCGGCCAGCTGCCGGCCGACCCCGGCGGGCCCGGCCCCTGGGCCCGCGGCCGCATCGACCTGGACCTGCCCGCCGACGCGTCGCAAGGCAGCCGCCCGCTCGCCCTGGCCTTGCACCAGCCGCTGGACGCGCCGCCCGGCCCGCGGCCGCTGCTGCTCGTCTCGCACGGCGCCGGGGGCGACCGCGACAGCCACCGCGCCCAGGCCGAGCACCTGGCCTCGCACGGCTTCGTCGTGGCCTGCGTCGAGCATCCGGCCAGCGGCCCGGCCCGGCTGCGCCGGGGCGGTCGCCTGCGGGCGAATCTGGCCGCCATGACGCGCGATGCCGAGGAGGTGCTCGGCCGGCCGCAGGACCTGCGCCGCGTGCTGGACCGCCTGCTCGCCGGCACCCTGGAGGTCTCCGGCCCCGTGCCGCGCATCGACCCGGCGCGGATCGCCGCCCTCGGCCACAGCTTCGGCGCCGCCACCGTGCTGATGCTGGCCGGCGCGCGGGTCGCGCTCGACGTGCTCCAGCCGCCGCAAGCCGGCGCGCCGGGCTTCGGGCCGGACCGCTTCGAGCCGCGGCTGCGCACGGTGATCGCGCTGTCGCCGCAGGCCGAGGCGCCCCCCTTCTTCCGTCCCGGCAGCTTTGCCAGCCTGCGCTGCCCGGTGCTGGGCCTGAGCGGCAGCCGCGATGCCAGCCAGGGCGAGATCGGCCCCGAGGACCGCCGCGCCGCCTTCGACCGTTGGCCGGTCGATGGCAGCCGGCATGGCCTGGTCTGGATCGAGGGCGCAGCCCACCTCGACTTCGCCGACGACGGCGCGCTGCCGACCGCGCCGCGCCCCCGCCTGCGCCGCGAGGCCGCCCGGGCGCCCAGCGCACCCGGCCCCCTGGCGCGCGCCCGCGAGGCGGTGCAGCCGCTGGTCCGCGCGGCCTGCCTGCTGCATCTGCGCGATCGGCTCTTCGACGATGCCCAGGCCCGAGCCCGCCTCGGTGCCCCCGGCCTGACGCCCTGGCTGGGCGGTATGGCGCGCGGGGTCGAGGTGCTGCGGCGCTAG